From one Dysidea avara chromosome 9, odDysAvar1.4, whole genome shotgun sequence genomic stretch:
- the LOC136265907 gene encoding acyl-coenzyme A diphosphatase NUDT19-like isoform X2, whose protein sequence is MEDTLVKKPPAERLPLYSGIPGDSIIGELAFRICAIREAFEETGILLARPIESISQALLGTQAPCYRLLKNIGEEWRKRVCDDASNFVQLFREIRCIPDVWSLIEWSNWLTPENLTRRYDTMFYLCCLEGKPPPMFNPSEVSKAEWLSVEETLELNTQQQLTLPPPQLTELSNIKLLPTIHHLHLYGLYQNMFASRVCLLPRRLLVDFTNQAGSMLYSLLPGDDLYPVETSPNTYQCANEALKLTLQRSDHPLYEFTSTVKDNSHLVTHKMRRMMLEQMIIASYVDTVRTDDLISIISDINDCIVPNSKL, encoded by the exons ATGGAGGATACTCTTGTGAAGAAGCCACCAGCAGAGAGATTGCCACTCTACTCTGGTATACCAGGTGACTCCATTATTGGAGAGTTAGCATTTCGAATTTGTGCCATTCGAGAGGCGTTTGAAGAGACAGGGATATTATTAGCTAGACCAATAGAGTCGATATCACAGGCTCTATTGGGAACTCAAGCTCCTTGCTATCGACTGTTGAAGAACATTGGGGAGGAATGGCGTAAGAGAGTTTGTGATGATGCCAGTAACTTTGTGCAGCTGTTCAG GGAGATAAGATGTATCCCTGATGTGTGGTCTCTCATTGAGTGGTCTAATTGGTTGACACCGGAAAATCTTACTCGACGATATGATACAATGTTTTATTTATGCTGTCTTGAGGGAAAACCCCCACCCATGTTTAACCCTTCAGAAGTGTCCAAGGCAGAG TGGTTATCAGTTGAGGAAACATTGGAACTGAACACTCAGCAACAACTGACATTACCTCCTCCACAACTGACTGAACTCTCCAACATAAAATT GTTGCCGACAATACATCACctgcacttgtatggcttgtaCCAGAACATGTTTGCTAGTAGGGTGTGTCTGTTGCCACGACGACTGTTGGTAGATTTCACCAATCAAGCAGGCAGCATGTTATAT TCACTGTTGCCAGGCGATGATTTATACCCAGTGGAAACTAGTCCAAACACATACCAATGTGCTAACGAAGCATTAAAATTGACTCTACAACGTTCAGACCATCCCTTGTATGAGTTCACGTCCACTGTAAAGGATAACTCTCACTTGGTGACTCACAAAATGCGTCGGATGATGTTAGAGCAAATGATTATAGCTAGTTATGTGGACACTGTTAGAACTGATGATTTAATTAGTATTATCAGTGACATTAATGATTGTATTGTACCTAACAGTAAATTATGA
- the LOC136265907 gene encoding acyl-coenzyme A diphosphatase NUDT19-like isoform X1, which translates to MTSKRKLFRYAASLIFATREGYGYAAANRTSLINLKHGSQKQRIAQLSPHVIQQKQSGISHVKGIDVLFVQRSTESGFMPDSHVFPGGVLDKADYSTEWLELFPKEARRSMEDTLVKKPPAERLPLYSGIPGDSIIGELAFRICAIREAFEETGILLARPIESISQALLGTQAPCYRLLKNIGEEWRKRVCDDASNFVQLFREIRCIPDVWSLIEWSNWLTPENLTRRYDTMFYLCCLEGKPPPMFNPSEVSKAEWLSVEETLELNTQQQLTLPPPQLTELSNIKLLPTIHHLHLYGLYQNMFASRVCLLPRRLLVDFTNQAGSMLYSLLPGDDLYPVETSPNTYQCANEALKLTLQRSDHPLYEFTSTVKDNSHLVTHKMRRMMLEQMIIASYVDTVRTDDLISIISDINDCIVPNSKL; encoded by the exons ATGACTAGTAAACGCAAACTGTTTCGCTATGCCGCCTCTTTAATCTTTGCGACCAGGGAAGGATATGGTTATGCAGCAGCGAACAGAACGTCACTCATCAATCTAAAACATGGATCACAGAAACAACGGATCGCGCAGCTGTCCCCTCACGTGATACAGCAAAAGCAAAGTGGAATTAGTCACGTGAAAGGAATTGATGTGCTATTTGTACAAAGAAGTACAGAATCTGGTTTTATG CCAGACAGTCATGTATTCCCAGGTGGGGTACTTGACAAAGCTGACTACTCCACAGAATGGTTGGAACTGTTCCCAAAAGAAGCTCGACGTTCAATGGAGGATACTCTTGTGAAGAAGCCACCAGCAGAGAGATTGCCACTCTACTCTGGTATACCAGGTGACTCCATTATTGGAGAGTTAGCATTTCGAATTTGTGCCATTCGAGAGGCGTTTGAAGAGACAGGGATATTATTAGCTAGACCAATAGAGTCGATATCACAGGCTCTATTGGGAACTCAAGCTCCTTGCTATCGACTGTTGAAGAACATTGGGGAGGAATGGCGTAAGAGAGTTTGTGATGATGCCAGTAACTTTGTGCAGCTGTTCAG GGAGATAAGATGTATCCCTGATGTGTGGTCTCTCATTGAGTGGTCTAATTGGTTGACACCGGAAAATCTTACTCGACGATATGATACAATGTTTTATTTATGCTGTCTTGAGGGAAAACCCCCACCCATGTTTAACCCTTCAGAAGTGTCCAAGGCAGAG TGGTTATCAGTTGAGGAAACATTGGAACTGAACACTCAGCAACAACTGACATTACCTCCTCCACAACTGACTGAACTCTCCAACATAAAATT GTTGCCGACAATACATCACctgcacttgtatggcttgtaCCAGAACATGTTTGCTAGTAGGGTGTGTCTGTTGCCACGACGACTGTTGGTAGATTTCACCAATCAAGCAGGCAGCATGTTATAT TCACTGTTGCCAGGCGATGATTTATACCCAGTGGAAACTAGTCCAAACACATACCAATGTGCTAACGAAGCATTAAAATTGACTCTACAACGTTCAGACCATCCCTTGTATGAGTTCACGTCCACTGTAAAGGATAACTCTCACTTGGTGACTCACAAAATGCGTCGGATGATGTTAGAGCAAATGATTATAGCTAGTTATGTGGACACTGTTAGAACTGATGATTTAATTAGTATTATCAGTGACATTAATGATTGTATTGTACCTAACAGTAAATTATGA
- the LOC136265911 gene encoding ankyrin repeat and SOCS box protein 7-like — translation MGNNPPERCRSESNLHIQQVESKPETMQRKRLGSFRGSLIKKRPTEEKLGGTGTRSSGKTTKRKSSKTLREEEVFLAAARVGDVVVMKELIKVGVDINACDQNKQTALHYAAMNLRLEAIQLLLANGADCSVTDLKGGFTPLHWIVINAEPEVRSHLVEQCLITIGSATGSKVNCGDFNLSTPLHIASQRGHIQCCHLLIQMGADCQFRDIMGRTPLNVARSEETRQEIVRTAQEKFIRDHSMTPSESTDNSGSA, via the coding sequence ATGGGTAATAATCCGCCAGAGCGTTGTAGATCTGAAAGTAATTTACACATACAGCAAGTGGAAAGCAAGCCGGAAACAATGCAACGAAAAAGACTTGGATCATTTCGTGGCAGCCTGATTAAGAAGAGACCCACGGAAGAGAAATTAGGTGGTACTGGAACTAGGAGTTCCGGTAAGACGACCAAACGAAAATCATCTAAGACTCTGAGAGAGGAAGAGGTGTTTTTAGCTGCAGCTAGAGTAGGGGATGTAGTTGTGATGAAGGAACTGATTAAAGTTGGTGTGGACATTAACGCGTGCGATCAGAACAAGCAAACAGCACTACACTACGCTGCAATGAACCTAAGGCTAGAAGCCATCCAATTATTATTAGCCAATGGAGCAGATTGTAGTGTGACAGATCTTAAGGGAGGCTTCACCCCTCTACATTGGATTGTGATAAATGCTGAGCCAGAAGTGAGGTCACATCTAGTTGAACAATGTCTAATAACTATAGGCAGTGCAACTGGTAGTAAAGTGAATTGTGGTGACTTTAACTTGAGCACACCATTGCACATCGCATCGCAAAGAGGTCACATACAATGCTGTCATCTCCTAATACAGATGGGAGCTGATTGTCAGTTTAGAGACATTATGGGTCGAACTCCATTAAATGTTGCTCGTTCTGAAGAAACAAGACAAGAAATAGTACGAACTGCACAAGAAAAGTTTATCAGAGATCATTCGATGACACCATCGGAGAGTACGGACAACAGTGGCAGTGCGTAA